The DNA window CCAGCACGACCATGAGAAAAAGTGGCGGCTGATATCTTTCAGTGGAAGAATGGACATTATATCGTGGTGGTGGACTACTACTCCCGATACTTTGAAGTAGCAAACCTCCCGACCCTGACAACACCTACAACTGTGGAGCGACTCAAGGTAATCTTTGCAAGATTTGGAGTGCCTGAAATCTTGGTGACTGACAACGGGCCACAGTTTGCTTCCACAGACTTTGCCACTTTTGCCCAGGACTATGGTTTCAACCACACGGCCAGCAGCCCTCACTATCCCCAGAGCAATGGGGAAGCAGAGAGAGCTGTCCGCACGGTCAAACAGCTGCTCAACAAAAGTCCAGACCCTCAGAAAGCTCTTTTGGCTTACAGAGCTACACCACTGGCTCACGGGCTGAGTCCAGCGCAGCTGCTGATGGGGAGGAGGATAAGATCAACAGTTCCTACCGCTCCACAAGCATTGAAACCAGCCTGGCCAAACCTCAGAGCTTTCAGGGGAAAAAGACAAAGAACTAAAAGTGAAGCAGAGAGAGTCATTCAACCTGAGACACAGGACAAAAGACTTACCAGTTCTGGTTCCAGGACAGAGAGTGTGGATTAAGACAGCGCAGACCACAgctacaaattaattaaattgttaaatgtatccagtgattatactataaagttattttccatttaacttcaccagttttagattatttttattcaaaatcgctgaattttcacatttgccgttcaaatactgagaagagacggtgcggtgatcagcagccagttgaggcacgtcactcagttgtgcctcaacatggattgctgactcggctaactgctgtgcagtgagaccgtattgctatatgaattatattatacatttccatagtttagttagctgaggtatataatgtacagtgtattttgtcaacaactgtatgtgtgtaacgtatttcttgcgctgagcgatcataaaactgctgcgaagacgcactgtgtgaggctcgcagtaatcccgcctcctggtggtagagaatgcactcccgccgtagaatgcaccccctgacgggagtgttatatcaactaaagcccacacttaaactttccacgtgaaagattgaatctatttaaaaaagttatttaataagaagccaaaaagtgcaaaaacaataatgtttgtgttggaggagttgtgaatgactgcagggccacaacattaggtacacctgcagactgcagcacggatttcatatttcattcattcacaactcctccaacacgaacattattgttttttcactttttggcttcttattgagctgctgcattttttggttgggttgtttatttctattgagtaacttctgcatttctaaaaggggaggaatgtaatagagtgatctatgtttgtctgttgccatctcctggtgaatgttggctatagcgtactctggttactttttggttggccaacgatttacgtggtgttgcgcacctgacgtcaagtgtgttgagtctgttctgaagtctacagtaaagagacgtacttcatcacctcgcctggttattgcctccaacccaatatattacataaaggtaagaccataataacgttttttttatttattaaatgtgcttttttgtgtgctacagtttgtacactgcaaaaaatcagtgttcaaaaacaagaagaactaagcaaaattatctgccaatagaacaagaaaattcggcttgtcaagactttccaaaacaagtaaaattagctaacctcaatgaacccaaaaatatcctaaaataagtatattctcactaataacaagtgcacttttcttggtagaaaaagaaaaagagacctttttgctcaatatgttgaaaaatattgttaaattaagtaaatgctagtgccattatcttgacataatgatatgcgctcggcatcatgattttttttttcatgcttgaagtaagaaattattactttaaaaaagtagtttcatacttgtgagtgttgctgGCACAGCTTTGCAtctgttgatattctagtttcaagcatgttttactcaatataggtcatcaaatctcagcaacaagctgtaatatcttactgagatcatttaggaccaaaacccttaaaacaagtaaaacactaacataaaatctgcttagtgagaagaattatcttatcagacagaaaataagcaaatatcacccttatttgagatatttcatcttacttagatttcagtttttgcagtgcagccacttcgtccaggtcttcccgggggatcccgaggcgttcccaggccagccaggagatatagtctacccaacgtgtcctgggtcttccccgtggcctcgtaccggtcggacgtgccctaaacacaacgacatcctcggctcagatcccacatcagggcaagaaaaaaactcaacccgatgggatACAATGACAAATCTTGAAGGggacctgggcgaccggtgcaatggacgtcgagtggaccagttaatagtgtgagagtccagtccatagtggggccagcaggggatcatcttgagtggagacaagtcagcagcgcagagacgtccccaactgatgcacagatgagtggcccaccccgggtcccgactttgaacagctggcgccacatctgtggtcacctgataacctctccacgcaggagagggggggcgGAGCAGAaatgagacggcagatcaactggtctaaaaggggggtctatttaaaggctagtgcatacaaatgagttttaagttgggacttaaatgcttctactgaggttgcatctctgttactgggagggcattccagagtactggagctcaaatagaaaacgctctatagcccgcagactgtttttgggcgcttagaacgcagatttcttgctggtacatatagtacaatacaatcagcaagataggatggagctaaaccatttaatattttatacgtaagtagtaaaaccttaaagttgcatcttaagtgcacaggaagccagtataggcgtaatatgatcaaactttcttgttcttgtcaatagTCTCATTTTGtatcaactgtaatcttttaatgctcgacatagggaggcccgaaaacaTTACGGTACATTGAGACGagactttattaaatatttaagaCATTTGCTTTGGTCATCTAACACAAAGATAAGACACCTTTATTAGGCAAGTACATGCTACTGATCTAAAATGGATAGCTTTCACCATTTTTATGCACATTAGATTTTTCTAGACGTAGCCCTTGGTGGAAACAGTTTAGACACATACTAGAGcctctccatccattttctaccgattgtccttcACCGTGTTTTATTATTCCAAATATTTAAGAGCAGTCACTTGGAATGCCAATAGTGTTATTTTTGgattttagaccaggggtccccaaccaccggtccatgATGCATTTGCTactgggccgcacagaaacattaaataatttattaacGACTGCATTTCCTCCgatttaactttcgcctgtcccactaaacacaccaaaaaGCTTGTTAATAAACAATaacactcctcataggaagtcacCATTCTTTATATTTGTTGTAACTTTTTGACATAATACAATGCAcactaatgaacatataaaatataaatgtgataaGATTGTAGCctaaggctgatttccatctgcgaTCTTCAGCAGGTGGAAGGTATATActacctgacttaaacaagttgaaaaactcattggggtgttaccatttagtggtcaattgtacagaatatgtactgtactgtgcaatctactaataaaagtctcaatcaaaaaaccatcaacctgctggggatctcattgcaaagaaacacccACTGATTCagagttatagtgagttgtatttttcatgcatttatttttgctgtatttatctgccacacgtggaaagccggtccctgaaaatctgatgcaaaaagatcagatttgaagcaccctGTAGTGTTTAGActtccaaaaacaactgatttgttttcacttgagggcaaaaaactaTTACCGGTAGGTGTGCTGTGTAAACAGGGACTTGGACAGGTTGCATAGTGTAGGAGCAATTTTCCACTCCTTACGTCAGTTACCTTTGATGGGTGGATTTGATTGGTTGGCAATTTTCCTGTagtatttaaatgttatttaaatcTGACACTACCACAAAATAACTCTTAGATGGTGCCCATTAATAGAATAACAGTTCAATAGTGTAAAAAACAGGCAGATTTGGGAACATTTGGGATTTTATTGACGTATCAAAGAGCTGTACATCTATTTGCCTTTCTTGGCCTTGATCTTCCTTAGGTAGAACTCAAGTTCTTTGCCCTCCAGGATGTAGCCGTCTGCTCTGCCGCATTGTCCTGGTCTGGAGGCGATGCAAGCTGCAGACAGatggcattttttaaatttagctTTAAACGCCATAGActccagctttacagatgccacctCTGCTCCACTAGGAGCGTGTGTTGAAGTAATgccatccacccacactgctccTTTGGAAATTAGAAGCCATCAGACTCACCGAGAAGTTTTCCCTGCAGGAACTGCTCCTCCAAAAGAGTGCTGATCTTGGCTGTCTTTTTGCGCTCCTCATACTTCTTCTGGGACTTCTTGGACCTCTTCTTGTTCAGGACCTCTTCCTCCTCAGGAGTCTTGAGTATGAGAAGAACAAAAGATCAGATTAAAGTTAGCACCTGGGCATTACAAATGTACAGTTTTAAGATCTCTGGCTTGTCTTTCTCAGAGTTCCATTATCATCGCTTGCATTCAGTAGCAGAACTGGACAAAGTTATCTTCAAAGAAAGACATGCAAATCAGAAAGGCCTCATGTCATGTCTACTATATTTACAAGTACTTTGACTTAGCTCAGCAAGCCAATAAAAAAGGTTAACTAGACATCATCATACCAGTTTGGTTCCTTTTTTGCGTCCCAGAGGAGTGGCGTAGTGAGCCTCAAACCACTGTCTGAAGGGAAGGCTGTCGATCAAAATGATACAGTTCTTCACCAAGGTCTTGGTTCTGACCAGCTCGTTATTGGAGGCGTTGTAGACCACATCAATGATCCTGGTCTTCCGTGTGCAGCCTAAAAACCATACAGGGAGAAAATGgctgtttttaaatttttacctGCTTATGAGCGAAGACAGTAATAGTGGTGACAAGTTATTCTCAGAGTTTCAACTATCAGCACTCGCATTCAGAAGCAGAACTGAATAAATATCATCATGGTGTAGATTAAGAAAAGTCATGACTAAAATGGGGCACTTACATTCAGAACCCCATGAGAAGTTACCAACATCCAGCCTTAGAGCGCGGTACTTTTTGTTTCCACCGCGGACTCTCACGGTGTGGATACGACGAGCTCCGATCTTGAAgagcaaatattttttgttagtaCAATAACAAATATCATTGAAAACATGTTAAGATTGGTTGATGCGTGTCAGTGTAACTATGACAAGGCCTAGCATTGGTAGGTCCTTAGCTTTGCGCCAAAACGGTGCAAAAAAGACCAACCTAAGGTCCAATTTTCATCACTCAcgcttagggatgatgtttgataagaaattatcgagttcgagcccattatcgaatcctcttatcgaaccaattccttatcgaatccagataggttgttgtatatgggaaaaaacaatgtttggtttaacaaaagctcacttttattttataagaaaaaattaaaataaataaatattgactgttgttacccaaagtatattaagtgggatttttcagaaaactatatacagtaacacaaaaacaacctgtctctgtgattactataagtgtataaataataatatagtgttaaataaaatcagtcccttgggcacaaaactgaaaacaatacagctctccaaaaagtgcacttctgctgctattggaacatactaactacacacacaggcagacagctaacaaacaatccaagacgtctaataaagttccaaaacagattaatccatttaggctcattgttgttgatcttgctttgttttttcctatctttacttttgtcttgcactggactgttttttttataactgaaatacgaacaatgacaaatgtataagctatgtgattcaattaacatactgaaatttaatacaccatatgtaaatattagcttcacacaaatatacagtactatcatcaaacaaatactcctgagtgttgaaactatttcaatggtggaaatacacgactggcagccattttaagtcctcaaaacatccattgaaacagtgcacaaaaatcgtttttcaattaacgccttagtatcaaatttaaccactttccaccttaatattgag is part of the Nerophis lumbriciformis linkage group LG19, RoL_Nlum_v2.1, whole genome shotgun sequence genome and encodes:
- the rps8a gene encoding small ribosomal subunit protein eS8; translated protein: MGISRDNWHKRRKTGGKRKPYHKKRKYELGRPPANTKIGARRIHTVRVRGGNKKYRALRLDVGNFSWGSECCTRKTRIIDVVYNASNNELVRTKTLVKNCIILIDSLPFRQWFEAHYATPLGRKKGTKLTPEEEEVLNKKRSKKSQKKYEERKKTAKISTLLEEQFLQGKLLACIASRPGQCGRADGYILEGKELEFYLRKIKAKKGK